Proteins from a single region of Pseudopedobacter saltans DSM 12145:
- a CDS encoding pectinesterase family protein, whose translation MYKIKTLGLLLVLICNVSQLFANNYDFIVDGQGEGDFKTVQEAINAVPDFRKNPTLIFIKNGIYKEKLILPGSKKNVKLVGESAEHTVLTYDDYASKKNRFGEEMGTSGSSSFYIYGDGFVAENITFQNSSGPVGQAVAVQIIGDQIYFKNCRFLGFQDTLYTFGRGSRQLFDKCYIEGTTDFIFGSSTVFFRECEIFCKKGGSFITAASTPDTVKYGYVFKDCKITGEEGASYYLGRPWRPYAKTVFINCELGKHIKPAGWDFWGKESNKQTAFYAEYKNKGEGFKPKERVNWSHQLSNQEAKHYNISEVLGDWVAFAGK comes from the coding sequence ATGTATAAAATTAAGACACTTGGACTGTTACTTGTATTAATTTGTAATGTAAGCCAACTATTTGCAAACAACTACGATTTTATAGTTGATGGGCAAGGGGAGGGAGACTTTAAGACCGTACAGGAAGCCATTAATGCAGTACCCGATTTTCGGAAAAACCCAACCCTTATCTTTATTAAGAACGGCATATACAAAGAAAAGCTAATATTGCCCGGTTCTAAAAAGAATGTGAAGCTTGTAGGCGAAAGTGCAGAGCATACAGTCCTCACCTATGACGATTACGCATCTAAGAAGAATAGGTTTGGAGAAGAAATGGGAACATCCGGTTCTTCTTCCTTTTACATTTACGGCGATGGTTTTGTCGCAGAAAATATTACTTTCCAAAATTCTTCAGGCCCTGTAGGGCAGGCAGTGGCCGTACAAATTATAGGAGACCAGATTTATTTTAAAAATTGTAGGTTTCTGGGCTTTCAGGATACGTTATACACCTTTGGTAGGGGAAGCAGACAATTATTTGATAAATGTTATATAGAAGGAACAACCGATTTTATTTTCGGATCTTCTACTGTATTTTTTAGGGAATGTGAAATATTTTGTAAAAAAGGAGGTTCGTTTATCACTGCCGCATCCACTCCCGATACCGTAAAATACGGTTATGTATTTAAAGATTGCAAAATTACAGGGGAAGAAGGGGCATCCTACTATTTGGGAAGACCCTGGAGACCTTACGCAAAAACGGTTTTTATCAATTGCGAATTAGGAAAACATATAAAGCCTGCTGGTTGGGATTTCTGGGGAAAAGAGTCTAACAAACAAACTGCTTTTTACGCAGAATATAAAAATAAGGGCGAGGGATTCAAACCTAAAGAAAGAGTAAATTGGTCGCATCAGTTAAGTAACCAAGAAGCAAAGCATTATAATATATCTGAAGTTTTGGGAGATTGGGTTGCTTTTGCTGGGAAATAG
- a CDS encoding DNA-binding domain-containing protein, whose protein sequence is MAVLHKIKAYLYDNLLTKDKPSDFIARTASERSLNVKQICEEAAGRGGADVSAAAMEHATELFLKEMAYQLCDGFSVNTGYFTASVTIKGVFDSPTENFNPRKQNLIFRFAQGDRLRAEIKNIEVNILGVADTAAIILQVEDKKSGTINDLLTPGRNLKIIGQKIKIAGDNPTNGIVFVNIDTAVSTPVPSDDIVVNNPSEVLVIIPDMDVGTYRLEITTQYTSGSLLKEPRTAVFDKELTVIA, encoded by the coding sequence ATGGCAGTACTACACAAAATTAAAGCTTATCTGTATGATAACCTTTTAACCAAAGACAAGCCCAGCGATTTTATTGCTCGTACAGCAAGCGAGCGATCGTTGAACGTAAAACAAATCTGTGAAGAGGCTGCAGGCCGGGGTGGTGCAGATGTATCAGCCGCTGCAATGGAGCATGCTACCGAACTGTTCCTAAAGGAAATGGCTTATCAGCTATGCGATGGCTTTTCGGTGAACACAGGTTATTTCACGGCATCGGTAACTATTAAAGGTGTATTTGATAGCCCTACCGAAAACTTCAATCCACGTAAACAAAACCTCATATTCCGCTTTGCCCAGGGTGACAGGCTAAGAGCCGAAATTAAGAACATTGAGGTAAACATACTAGGCGTAGCGGATACAGCCGCTATCATCTTACAGGTAGAAGATAAGAAGAGTGGAACCATTAACGATTTGCTGACACCGGGCCGTAATCTCAAGATCATCGGCCAGAAAATAAAGATTGCTGGTGATAACCCGACAAATGGTATAGTTTTCGTAAATATAGATACTGCGGTAAGCACTCCCGTACCTTCGGATGATATTGTAGTAAATAATCCTTCAGAAGTGCTGGTAATTATCCCCGATATGGATGTTGGAACTTATCGACTGGAGATTACAACGCAGTACACTTCAGGTAGTTTATTGAAAGAGCCACGTACAGCTGTTTTTGATAAGGAACTAACCGTGATAGCATAA
- a CDS encoding ankyrin repeat domain-containing protein → MKALYIYLAVFVLFSCSRNEDIFNAAKEDNIRPIQNAIDKGADVTILNEDGKNILMLAAENGNVKTVKFLIQKKILDINAKDKAGETALSLAIMNNKLDVVRVLIKGGTANVNTANKYGMTPLILASSRGNLGIVAALVNAGADVNAISEEKLAPLSYAIVAKNVRVVELLLDRGANVNFKMQDGDTYLTAVAVNEPLEMAKSLIEHGIDINAKNNYGNTALMDAVRNRNFALVELLISKGADVNAVDQNGDSVMDHANRTKDKRIIKLIQKSIH, encoded by the coding sequence ATGAAAGCGCTTTATATTTATTTGGCGGTTTTTGTTCTGTTCTCTTGTTCCCGCAATGAGGATATTTTTAATGCAGCAAAAGAGGATAACATTCGCCCTATCCAAAATGCCATTGACAAAGGGGCAGATGTGACTATTTTAAATGAAGATGGGAAAAACATTCTGATGCTTGCCGCAGAGAATGGAAATGTAAAAACAGTTAAATTCCTCATTCAAAAAAAAATATTGGACATCAACGCCAAAGATAAAGCGGGCGAAACCGCATTGTCTTTGGCAATAATGAATAATAAATTAGATGTTGTAAGGGTTTTAATTAAAGGGGGGACGGCTAATGTAAATACTGCCAATAAATATGGTATGACTCCTTTGATACTTGCATCTAGCAGAGGGAATTTGGGGATAGTAGCGGCACTGGTAAACGCTGGTGCTGATGTTAATGCTATCAGTGAAGAAAAACTGGCACCTTTATCTTATGCTATTGTAGCCAAGAATGTAAGAGTTGTAGAGCTTCTGCTTGATAGAGGAGCTAATGTGAATTTTAAAATGCAGGATGGCGATACTTATCTGACGGCGGTTGCTGTAAACGAACCTTTGGAAATGGCTAAGAGTTTAATTGAGCATGGTATCGATATTAATGCGAAAAATAATTATGGAAATACGGCATTAATGGATGCTGTAAGAAATAGAAACTTTGCGCTAGTTGAACTATTAATATCGAAGGGAGCAGATGTTAATGCTGTTGACCAGAATGGGGATTCGGTTATGGATCATGCCAATAGAACTAAAGATAAACGAATTATCAAACTGATTCAGAAGTCTATTCACTAA
- a CDS encoding right-handed parallel beta-helix repeat-containing protein: MKNYLMALLACVAFISCKKNETLTESNELNASSKKQTTTFASYTVTTEAALKSAISAAAPGDQIKVSGTIYLTSTLQLLNSGTSSNKINFTTSNGGILDCSNISSGWGVKVNGSYWNITNLTIRNAPDCGIVLQHGGYNYLYNLKTHANKDSGIQIYNGSNNNYVLSCQSYDNYDVANGGENADGFACKLSGGVNNKFESCTANHNSDDGWDLYGQPYTVKILTCTATNNGYGTNGDGNGFKLGSAGQTVAHTVTNCTANNNKAYGYDGNGNTGHITITGSGGSGNGKGLMTRIY; the protein is encoded by the coding sequence ATGAAAAACTATCTAATGGCATTATTGGCTTGTGTTGCCTTTATCTCATGTAAAAAAAACGAAACATTGACAGAAAGCAACGAGCTTAATGCTTCATCCAAAAAACAAACTACTACATTCGCAAGCTACACGGTAACTACGGAAGCAGCTTTAAAATCGGCTATTTCTGCTGCTGCTCCCGGAGATCAAATCAAAGTTTCGGGAACTATCTACCTTACAAGTACATTACAACTTTTAAACAGTGGAACTTCCAGCAACAAAATCAATTTCACAACATCCAACGGAGGCATTTTAGATTGCTCTAATATTTCATCGGGCTGGGGAGTAAAAGTAAATGGAAGCTATTGGAATATAACGAATCTGACTATTAGAAATGCTCCGGATTGTGGAATCGTCTTACAGCATGGCGGGTACAACTATCTTTATAACCTGAAAACACATGCTAATAAAGATTCAGGAATCCAAATCTATAACGGATCAAATAATAACTATGTACTTTCCTGCCAATCGTACGATAACTACGATGTAGCCAATGGAGGTGAAAATGCCGATGGTTTTGCTTGTAAACTTTCAGGTGGTGTGAATAATAAATTTGAAAGCTGTACTGCAAATCATAACTCAGATGATGGTTGGGATTTATACGGACAACCTTATACCGTAAAAATTCTTACATGTACTGCAACCAATAATGGATATGGTACAAATGGGGATGGAAACGGCTTTAAATTAGGAAGTGCCGGACAAACTGTAGCCCATACAGTAACAAACTGTACTGCAAATAATAATAAAGCATATGGATATGACGGAAACGGAAATACCGGACATATAACTATCACAGGAAGTGGCGGTAGTGGAAATGGTAAAGGTCTTATGACTCGTATTTATTAA
- a CDS encoding ATP-binding protein, producing the protein MRLLANSVHTFVKTMTERETDPINQARVRMLFYILVAYAIFGLTLIFAYSYNFQLLKLIRASTIFFFASLFIAFIYYANVWRGVAHAVLILMTLLGGWGNLLIFVHGINAATLQYIWMASALGFYMKGPKWGWFYSTINILPVFIDVAFTDRTYFRLDVDPEVVVRPVYIYVLTFDFFIITFLHYFFFKTYSKNFLTLTQTKNDLNQTNRKLNEIIYDVKKLSNARMDFLSTMSHELRTPLNGVIGLTEVLLKQNPRKDQEETLSILRFSAENLLALVNDILDFNKLESSKVELENTLFNLDNLIRNIHASMLIKSEVKGLELNLFIDEDIEKRSMYGDPTRLTQVLVNLIDNAIKFTEKGFVNISCAIAERDNQRIRIDFVIEDSGIGIEENNQEKVFDSFIQASPSINRNYGGTGLGLSIVKRVLALHQSGISLKSLPGKGTRISFDIWFELARQNFEGNLIGREEKPISDIDFSDLKVLVAEDNLVNVYVLQQTLLQKDIRPDVAENGKKVVELLLEKDYDVILMDLHMPEMDGEEATKIIRSLNDGRKANIPIIALTAVVNDLIIENVIRNGMTDYVAKPFRPDDLFGKLQKVVTNR; encoded by the coding sequence ATGAGATTATTAGCAAACTCGGTGCACACTTTTGTAAAAACGATGACGGAGCGGGAGACTGACCCGATTAATCAGGCCCGGGTTCGTATGTTATTTTACATTCTTGTAGCTTATGCTATATTCGGGTTAACATTAATCTTTGCGTATTCTTATAACTTTCAGTTGCTAAAGCTAATCAGAGCAAGTACTATATTTTTCTTTGCTTCTTTGTTTATAGCTTTCATATACTATGCTAATGTTTGGCGTGGAGTAGCCCATGCGGTGCTTATTTTAATGACCTTATTGGGGGGCTGGGGGAATTTATTGATTTTTGTGCATGGCATAAATGCTGCAACCTTGCAGTATATTTGGATGGCATCGGCTTTGGGATTTTATATGAAAGGGCCAAAGTGGGGGTGGTTTTATTCTACTATAAATATCTTGCCTGTTTTTATAGACGTTGCTTTTACTGATAGAACATATTTTCGGTTAGACGTTGATCCCGAGGTTGTAGTTAGACCGGTTTATATTTATGTTCTGACCTTTGACTTTTTTATAATTACTTTTCTGCATTATTTTTTCTTTAAAACATACAGTAAGAACTTTTTAACGCTTACCCAAACTAAAAACGATCTTAATCAGACCAACAGAAAGCTTAATGAGATTATTTATGATGTTAAAAAATTGTCTAATGCAAGGATGGATTTTTTATCTACCATGTCGCATGAACTAAGGACTCCCTTAAATGGGGTAATTGGTTTAACTGAAGTATTGCTGAAGCAAAACCCCAGGAAGGATCAGGAGGAAACTTTGTCGATCTTAAGATTTTCGGCTGAGAATCTGCTTGCTTTGGTTAATGATATTCTTGATTTTAATAAACTGGAATCATCGAAAGTAGAGCTGGAAAATACACTTTTTAATTTAGATAACTTAATTCGGAATATACATGCCAGCATGTTGATCAAGTCTGAGGTTAAAGGACTGGAACTAAACCTCTTTATAGATGAGGATATTGAAAAAAGATCTATGTATGGCGATCCGACACGTTTAACTCAGGTTCTGGTTAATCTGATAGATAACGCCATCAAGTTTACTGAAAAGGGATTTGTAAATATTTCATGTGCTATTGCCGAGCGGGATAACCAGCGTATTAGAATTGATTTTGTTATTGAGGATAGTGGAATTGGTATTGAGGAAAATAATCAAGAGAAGGTGTTTGATAGTTTTATTCAGGCCTCACCTAGTATAAATAGAAATTACGGAGGGACAGGGCTTGGTCTTTCTATTGTTAAAAGAGTACTGGCACTTCATCAATCAGGAATTAGTCTGAAGAGTCTACCAGGTAAAGGAACGCGGATATCATTTGATATTTGGTTTGAGCTTGCCAGACAAAACTTTGAAGGTAATTTGATCGGAAGGGAAGAAAAACCAATATCAGATATTGATTTTTCGGACTTAAAAGTGTTGGTTGCTGAAGATAATCTGGTTAATGTATATGTTTTACAACAGACTCTTCTTCAGAAGGATATTCGTCCGGATGTGGCTGAAAATGGTAAGAAAGTAGTAGAACTACTTCTTGAAAAAGACTATGATGTTATTCTAATGGATTTGCATATGCCGGAAATGGATGGAGAAGAGGCTACGAAAATAATCAGATCACTTAATGACGGTAGAAAGGCTAATATACCTATTATAGCGCTGACGGCAGTGGTGAACGATTTGATTATTGAGAATGTGATAAGGAACGGAATGACTGATTATGTCGCTAAACCTTTCAGACCAGATGATTTATTCGGAAAGTTACAAAAAGTAGTTACTAATCGCTAG
- a CDS encoding heparinase II/III domain-containing protein, whose amino-acid sequence MNFTKKEIQLFFFIFFFSFLSIQAQTTKRNFLQKLPEQDLSASLIPQKLWKPFPKTPEEWKAKFPDSLLKKFILAGEQALEKEFKSIPATVALQFIRTGNRSNYQAFANEKRVLLWDLALAESIEGKGRFADHLLDGIWSICEETFWGATAHLGNQKAGKGLPDVEDPIVDLFAAETASTLAWVDYFTAPILEKTSPLLRRRIAYEVERRIFIPMQTANYFYLGRGNPDAILNNWTPWIMSNYIATVLLLEADETKRAAGLKFAMRYIDQYINGLGEDGGCDEGPGYWFGAAGTVFDALSLLDNATAGKTNIYHEPFIQKMASYIYKTHIDGEYFINVADASPKMRPNGVALYRFGKAINDPKMMAFGSWAFRKFAGNSYSISQYHRSRTLFDLNNIEECKNYNIKYKNDSDTWFSDVQLMATRSKESFLASHAGHNGESHNHNDVGDFMVYINGYPVIIDVGSGNYTARTFSPYRYKLWFNTSAFHNLPTINGYQQGAGSSFSASKVKYSSNNTSSSLSMDIAPSYPKESGITSWKRNVSLNKSGTISIIDQYRSEKPFDSLIQSFMTVCDTNTDTLGKIKFSLPDGSYVFMTYDPSLWSISKEKVKLVDEEDQKFKSAWGGKDIYRILLTSKKSNSKGTFQYQIFK is encoded by the coding sequence ATGAATTTTACAAAAAAAGAGATCCAACTATTCTTTTTTATTTTCTTTTTTAGCTTCCTGTCCATACAGGCGCAGACTACTAAAAGGAACTTTCTTCAAAAACTTCCGGAACAAGATCTTTCAGCTTCCCTAATTCCACAAAAACTATGGAAACCTTTTCCAAAAACTCCAGAAGAATGGAAGGCCAAATTCCCCGACAGCTTGCTAAAAAAATTCATTCTGGCTGGAGAGCAGGCTTTGGAAAAAGAATTTAAAAGTATACCTGCAACAGTAGCTTTACAATTTATAAGGACAGGGAATAGGAGCAACTATCAAGCGTTTGCAAATGAAAAACGAGTATTACTTTGGGATCTTGCTCTGGCAGAATCTATAGAAGGGAAAGGCAGGTTTGCAGACCATTTATTGGATGGAATATGGTCTATCTGCGAAGAAACTTTTTGGGGAGCTACCGCGCATCTTGGTAATCAGAAAGCGGGCAAAGGTTTACCTGACGTAGAAGATCCTATTGTAGATTTGTTTGCTGCCGAAACCGCTTCGACACTAGCTTGGGTTGACTATTTCACGGCTCCTATATTAGAAAAAACCTCTCCACTTTTAAGACGTCGTATTGCTTATGAAGTAGAAAGACGCATATTTATCCCGATGCAAACGGCTAACTATTTTTATTTGGGAAGAGGAAATCCCGACGCCATACTGAATAATTGGACACCCTGGATCATGTCGAATTATATTGCTACGGTTTTATTACTTGAAGCCGATGAAACAAAACGTGCTGCCGGGCTGAAATTCGCCATGCGATATATTGACCAATATATTAACGGCCTTGGTGAAGACGGCGGATGCGACGAGGGACCAGGTTATTGGTTTGGTGCTGCCGGTACCGTTTTTGACGCTTTAAGTTTACTTGACAATGCTACTGCCGGAAAAACAAACATTTACCACGAGCCCTTTATCCAAAAAATGGCTTCGTACATATATAAAACCCACATTGACGGAGAATATTTCATCAATGTTGCCGATGCCTCTCCCAAAATGCGGCCTAATGGAGTGGCATTATATCGTTTTGGAAAAGCAATTAATGATCCCAAAATGATGGCCTTCGGTAGCTGGGCTTTTCGCAAATTTGCAGGCAATTCATATTCGATATCTCAATACCATCGTTCGCGAACTTTGTTTGATCTTAATAATATTGAAGAGTGTAAAAATTACAATATTAAATATAAAAATGATTCAGACACATGGTTTTCAGATGTACAATTAATGGCAACACGTTCTAAAGAATCCTTCCTGGCATCACATGCCGGCCATAATGGGGAAAGCCACAATCATAATGATGTTGGTGACTTTATGGTATATATTAATGGTTATCCGGTAATCATTGATGTAGGTTCGGGAAATTATACCGCCCGAACATTTTCACCTTATCGTTATAAGCTGTGGTTCAATACTTCGGCATTTCACAACTTGCCCACTATTAACGGATATCAGCAGGGAGCTGGCAGCTCCTTTTCTGCCAGCAAAGTAAAATACAGTTCGAATAATACCAGTTCTTCTTTAAGTATGGATATCGCCCCATCGTATCCAAAAGAAAGTGGAATTACTTCATGGAAAAGAAATGTTAGTCTTAATAAAAGCGGGACTATTTCTATTATAGACCAGTACCGATCTGAAAAACCTTTTGATTCGCTTATTCAATCATTTATGACCGTTTGTGATACTAATACAGACACTTTAGGTAAAATAAAATTCAGCTTACCTGATGGATCTTACGTCTTTATGACTTATGATCCTTCTTTATGGTCGATAAGTAAAGAAAAAGTCAAATTGGTAGACGAAGAAGACCAAAAGTTTAAATCAGCCTGGGGAGGAAAAGATATTTACAGAATATTACTTACCAGCAAAAAGAGCAATTCGAAAGGGACGTTCCAATACCAGATTTTTAAGTAG
- a CDS encoding glycoside hydrolase family 43 protein, whose product MEILKKGLVLLALTANQAFAQGVDKPVNYISKVWSPDLGNGKYKNPIINADYSDPDAIRVGDDFYMTASSFNHAPGLPILHSKDLVNWTIINHALPQQHPVDVFSKVQHGNGVWAPSIRYHNGEFYIYYGDPDFGIYMLKTKDPKGDWSEPVMVFEGKGLIDPCPFWDEDGKAYLSFAYAGSRAGLKSVVLVARLNYAGDKVLDKGVVVYDGHELDPTIEGTKLHKRNGYYYLFAPAGGVATGWQLVLRSKSIFGPFERKVVMDQGKSPINGPHQGAWIDTQTGEDWFVHFQDKDAYGRVVHLQPMKWVSDWPVIGVEKGKKGTGEPVLEYKKPNVGKTYPIVNPVESDEFEAPLLGKQWQWQANPDGTWLMPSNNGALRLYTKKTPEGAKNLLDVPNILTQKFPADNFMATAKIKLQGNEKIDNERAGFAVVGEDYSQIFIRNTKQGQNLVFGVCKKGLTSGKEVEQQITSIKPNQYVYLRVKVTDGGKCNWFYSLDDKKYTAVGDTFVAKPGKWIGATLGLYAVRDTQINDSGYADVDWFRVEPVN is encoded by the coding sequence ATGGAAATCTTAAAGAAAGGACTTGTTTTATTAGCGTTAACTGCAAATCAGGCATTTGCGCAGGGAGTAGATAAACCGGTGAACTATATTTCGAAGGTATGGTCTCCGGATTTGGGTAATGGAAAATATAAAAACCCCATTATCAATGCGGATTATTCTGATCCTGACGCTATTCGGGTGGGCGATGATTTTTACATGACCGCTTCTAGTTTTAATCACGCGCCGGGTTTGCCAATATTACATTCGAAGGATCTTGTGAATTGGACAATAATTAACCATGCGCTTCCGCAACAACATCCTGTAGACGTTTTTAGTAAGGTTCAGCATGGGAACGGTGTGTGGGCTCCTTCGATCAGATATCATAATGGTGAGTTTTATATTTATTATGGCGATCCCGATTTTGGGATTTATATGCTGAAAACAAAGGATCCGAAAGGCGACTGGAGCGAGCCGGTTATGGTGTTTGAAGGAAAAGGTTTAATTGATCCATGCCCTTTTTGGGATGAAGATGGAAAAGCATATTTGTCTTTTGCTTACGCAGGTAGCAGGGCTGGTTTAAAAAGTGTGGTTTTGGTAGCAAGACTAAATTATGCAGGGGATAAAGTCCTTGATAAAGGTGTTGTTGTTTATGATGGGCATGAATTGGACCCGACTATTGAAGGGACTAAATTGCACAAGCGTAATGGATATTATTATTTATTTGCTCCTGCTGGTGGCGTGGCTACGGGATGGCAATTGGTGTTAAGATCAAAAAGTATTTTCGGTCCTTTTGAAAGGAAAGTAGTTATGGATCAGGGGAAATCTCCGATTAACGGACCTCATCAGGGCGCATGGATTGATACACAAACAGGTGAAGATTGGTTTGTACATTTCCAGGATAAAGATGCTTATGGTAGGGTAGTACATTTGCAACCTATGAAATGGGTGAGTGACTGGCCAGTAATTGGAGTTGAAAAAGGTAAAAAGGGTACTGGTGAGCCGGTTTTGGAATATAAAAAACCTAATGTGGGCAAAACTTATCCAATTGTTAATCCTGTGGAATCTGACGAATTTGAAGCTCCTCTGTTGGGTAAACAATGGCAGTGGCAGGCAAATCCGGATGGAACATGGTTGATGCCGAGTAATAACGGAGCTTTAAGATTGTATACCAAGAAAACACCTGAAGGGGCAAAAAATCTATTGGATGTACCAAACATCTTAACACAGAAGTTCCCGGCTGATAATTTTATGGCTACTGCCAAAATTAAATTGCAGGGTAATGAGAAAATTGATAATGAAAGGGCTGGTTTTGCTGTTGTTGGTGAAGATTACAGCCAGATTTTTATCAGAAATACTAAACAGGGACAGAATTTGGTTTTTGGTGTTTGTAAGAAAGGGTTGACTTCTGGTAAAGAGGTTGAGCAACAGATTACTTCTATTAAGCCAAACCAATATGTTTACCTAAGGGTGAAGGTTACTGATGGTGGTAAATGCAACTGGTTTTACAGTTTAGATGATAAAAAATATACAGCTGTAGGAGATACTTTTGTAGCGAAACCCGGTAAGTGGATTGGCGCTACATTAGGATTGTACGCTGTAAGAGACACACAAATTAATGATTCTGGTTATGCAGATGTAGATTGGTTTAGAGTTGAGCCTGTAAATTAG
- a CDS encoding alpha/beta hydrolase — translation MRIVILVVLLSIVAKISNAQEFIPLWAKGKMPNSKGIKVKDSVNNERIYQVGTPGIYAFFSSKQENKRAAVLIIPGGGYSRLAYNISGHQLAKWYNTMGINAFVLIHRLPHSPDLKEREKAPLQDAQRAMRIIRSHAAEWDIDLNKVGVMGSSAGGHLAAALGTINDDFSSVGDGLDQQSYRPDFMVLVSPVIDMGANSHKGSRENLLGATPSADLIKKYSLQEQVSNYTPPTFIVHAFDDKTVSPRNSLMFYESLLANGIPSSLHIFNQGGHAIALRNNPGSTNLWTGICEAWLQEVKILEANVK, via the coding sequence ATGAGGATTGTAATATTAGTAGTGTTATTGAGTATTGTCGCGAAGATATCTAATGCTCAAGAATTTATCCCACTTTGGGCGAAGGGGAAAATGCCCAACTCGAAAGGGATAAAAGTTAAAGATAGTGTTAATAATGAGCGTATTTATCAGGTAGGTACACCTGGTATTTACGCTTTTTTTTCTTCTAAACAAGAGAATAAAAGAGCTGCGGTTTTAATTATACCTGGTGGCGGTTATAGTCGCCTGGCTTATAACATAAGCGGACATCAACTGGCGAAATGGTATAACACCATGGGAATAAATGCCTTTGTTCTTATCCATCGTTTACCTCATTCTCCGGATTTGAAAGAAAGGGAAAAAGCTCCTTTGCAGGACGCACAAAGGGCGATGCGCATTATTCGCAGTCATGCTGCGGAATGGGATATAGATTTGAATAAGGTTGGTGTGATGGGCTCTTCTGCCGGGGGACATTTGGCAGCTGCGTTGGGGACTATAAACGATGATTTCTCGTCGGTAGGCGATGGTTTGGATCAGCAAAGTTATCGCCCGGACTTTATGGTTCTCGTTTCTCCGGTTATTGATATGGGAGCGAATTCGCATAAAGGAAGCCGCGAGAATTTACTGGGGGCAACTCCATCTGCCGATTTGATTAAAAAATACTCCTTACAGGAACAGGTAAGTAACTACACACCGCCAACTTTTATAGTTCATGCTTTTGATGATAAGACGGTATCTCCCCGAAATAGCCTGATGTTCTATGAATCTTTATTGGCTAATGGCATTCCTTCAAGTCTGCATATATTTAATCAAGGCGGCCACGCGATTGCGTTAAGAAATAATCCGGGCAGTACGAATTTATGGACGGGTATCTGTGAAGCCTGGTTGCAGGAAGTTAAGATTCTAGAGGCGAATGTGAAATAA
- a CDS encoding pectinesterase family protein, translating to MKIKSAILFLFLICGLIEGVKAQTSDNRFELVVAQDGSGDFKTIQEAVNKVRDHAEKRVTILIKPGIYKEKVVIPSFKRNVTLKGEDKDRTIITYDDFSGKPFRGIDVTGDSKFSTYTSYTVLIAANDCSLENLTIENSSGRVGQAVALHTEGDRLAIKNCKILGNQDTLYLAKAGTRVYFENCFINGTTDFIFGAATAYFSNCTIESLTNSYITAASTVKEDRYGFVFVDCKLIAKDASVTKVFLGRPWRPYAQTVFINTEMGKHIVKEGWHPWPGDKQFPDKEKTAYYAEYGSYGEGAKDLSQRVAWSHQLKKSAIKKYSIEKVLNGWNPR from the coding sequence ATGAAAATAAAGTCAGCTATTTTATTTCTTTTTTTGATCTGTGGTCTGATTGAGGGGGTAAAAGCTCAAACTTCTGATAATAGATTTGAATTGGTTGTGGCACAAGACGGTTCGGGCGATTTTAAGACCATTCAGGAAGCGGTAAATAAAGTACGGGATCATGCGGAGAAAAGGGTTACTATTTTAATTAAGCCCGGTATTTATAAAGAAAAGGTTGTTATTCCTTCTTTTAAAAGAAATGTGACTTTGAAGGGTGAAGATAAGGATCGGACTATCATTACCTATGATGATTTTTCGGGTAAGCCATTTAGGGGAATAGATGTTACAGGAGATTCTAAATTTAGTACCTATACTTCGTATACGGTGTTAATTGCTGCGAATGATTGCAGTTTGGAGAATTTGACTATCGAAAATTCTTCGGGCAGAGTTGGCCAGGCAGTAGCCTTGCATACGGAGGGAGATAGACTAGCGATTAAAAACTGCAAAATTTTAGGCAATCAGGACACTTTATATCTGGCGAAAGCAGGTACGAGGGTTTACTTTGAAAATTGCTTCATTAATGGAACAACGGACTTCATCTTTGGTGCTGCGACGGCTTATTTTTCCAATTGTACTATTGAGAGTTTAACGAATTCTTACATTACAGCTGCTTCTACGGTTAAAGAAGATCGATATGGTTTTGTGTTTGTAGACTGTAAATTGATAGCTAAAGACGCATCGGTTACTAAGGTGTTTTTAGGCCGCCCGTGGAGACCATATGCGCAAACAGTATTTATCAATACAGAGATGGGTAAACATATTGTTAAAGAGGGATGGCACCCTTGGCCAGGAGATAAACAATTTCCTGATAAGGAAAAGACTGCTTATTACGCCGAATACGGTAGTTATGGCGAGGGGGCAAAAGATCTTTCGCAAAGGGTAGCCTGGTCTCATCAGCTTAAGAAATCAGCAATTAAAAAATACAGTATAGAGAAAGTTTTAAACGGGTGGAACCCAAGATAG